GTTCCCGATGATCGGCCTGATCAAGCGCAAGGCGGAGAAGGTCATCATCGACACCGCGCTGAAGGAGCTGAAGAAGAAGGTCGAGCAGGGCCAGGGCTCGGCCTGAGGCAGTGCTGAGCAGTGCTGGGCAGTGCTGGGCCGTCCCGGCCGCGCGGCTCGCGGCGGGCCGACCGGTGACAGCGACGGTTTCGGTGCGTGCGCGACCCGATAACCTCTGCCGGAAGCTCGGGTCCGCTCCTGGTGCCCCGGCCACCCGACGGACCTGCCCGGGAGCATCGCTTCGGCATCAGCAACAGACGGTGAGAGGGGCACACTGGCGTGAGTGACGTGCGCGAGGCCGGTCAGGACGGCCCGGCGGGTACGCCGGCAGCCGCGAGGGCAACTGCCGACGTCGAAGACTCCACCGGGCTGACCGGTGGGCCGACCCGTGGGCTGACCATCGGCGTGGACGTCGGCGGCACCAAGATCGCCGCCGGGCTGGTCGACAGCGCGGGGAAGATCGTCGCCGAAGGCCGCCGGGAGACCCCTGCCACCAGCCCGCCCGAGATCGTCGCGGCGATCGTCGAGGTCGTGAAGGAACTCCGCAGCCGTGCGGAGGGCCAGGAGGTCGAGGCGATCGGGGTCGGCGCCGCGGGCTTCGTCGACGCCAGCCGCTCCGAGGTGCTGTTCGCGCCGAACCTCGCCTGGCGCAAGGAGCCGTTGAAGGAGGCCGTGCAGGCCCGCACCTCCCTGCCCACCGTGGTGGAGAACGACGCGAACGCCGCCGCGTGGGCGGAGTTCCAGTTCGGCGGCGGCCGCGACGTCGACGACATGATCCTGCTCACCATCGGCACCGGGCTCGGCGGCGGACTGGTCCTCAACGGCGAGCTCTACCGCGGCGCGTTCGGCGTCGGCGGGGAGGTCGGCCACTTCCGTGTGGTGCCCAACGGCCACCTGTGCGGCTGCGGCAACCGCGGTTGCTGGGAGCAGTACGCCAGCGGCCGCGCTCTCGTGCGGGAGGCCCGCGACTTCGCCCGGTCCAGCCCGTCCCAGGCCGACGCGCTGCTCGCCCTCGCCGGCGGCACGGCCGACCGCATCGAGGGACCGATGGTGACCAAGGCCGCGGCCGCCGGCGACACCGCGGCCACCGAACTCGTCCAGGACCTCGGCCGCTGGCTCGGCGAGGGCATCGCCACCCTGGCGGCCATCCTCGACCCGGCCGTCGTGGTCATCGGCGGCGGCGTCTCGGAGGCGGCCGACCTGCTCCTGGAGCCGGCCCGGAACGCCTTCTGGCGGCAGCTCACCGCCCGCGGCCACCGGCCCACCCTGGAGATCCGCCCCGCGGTCCTCGGGAACGAGGCCGGCATCATCGGGGCGGCCGACCTCGCCCGGCGGCGATGATGGCGTTCATCCAGGCACTGACCGTCGGGGTCGACATCGGCGGTACGAAGGTCGCCGCCGGCGTGGTCGACCCGGAGGGGAACATCCTCGAACGCCTGCGGCGGGACACCCCGTCGACCAGTCCCCAGGCGACCGAGGACACCATCGCCGACGTGGTGGCGGAGCTGCGCAGCCGGTACGAAGTGACCGCCGTCGGCATCGGCGCCGCCGGCTGGATCGACGTGACCGGCGCCTCTGTGCTCTTCTCGCCTCACCTGGCGTGGCGGCACGAACCCCTGCGGGACGCCGTACGCCGCCGGGTCCGGCTGCCGGTCATCATCGAGAACGACGCGAACGCCGCCGCCTGGGCGGAGTGGCGGTTCGGGGCCGGCCAGGGGGAGAGCCACCTGGTCTGCGTGACGCTCGGGACCGGCATCGGCGGCGCGGTGGTGACCGACGGCGTGATGCTGCGCGGGAAGTACGGCGTGGCGGGGGAGTTCGGCCACATGACGATCGTTCCCGGCGGGCATCGCTGCGAGTGCGGCAACCGCGGCTGCTGGGAGCAGTACGCCAGCGGCAACTCCCTGGTCCGGGAGGCCCGCGAGCTCGCGGCGTCGGGTTCGCCGGTGGCGCAGAACCTCCTCGACCGGGTGGGCGGTGACCCGCTGCGGATCACCGGGCCGTCGGTGACCGAGGCGGCCAAGGACGGCGATCCGGTGGCGGTCGAATTGCTGGAGGAGGTCGGCCGCTGGCTCGGCGTGGGGCTGGCCAACCTCGCCGCGGCGTTCGACCCCGGCACGTTCGTGGTCGGCGGCGGGGTGTCCGAGGCCGGCGACCTCTTCCTGGGACCGGCCCGGGACACGTTCAAGCGGTCGCTGACGGGTCGTGGTTTCCGCCCGGAGGCGCAGATCCAGCGCGCGGCACTGGGCAACGAGGCCGGGCTGGTCGGGGCCGCCGACCTGGCACGGGAGAACATCCGGCTGTTCCGCCGGCGCCGTCGCCGCCGCCGTCCGGCGAGTGAGCGGCTGCGTGAGCGCGTCGACCGGCTGGCCGACATCTAGACATCCGCCCGACATCCGGGGTCTGCCGCAGGACAGACCCCGGGCAACGGTGCGTCGAGATTTCGCTGTGTACGCAGGGAGATCTCGACCGAGATCCGGGTTCAGCGCTCGATCAGGGTGAGCTCGAACGCATACCTCGCGGCCCGGTAGACGTGCGAGCCGTACTCCACCGCCCGGCCCACGTCGTCGTACGCGGTCCGGGTCATGGTGAGCAGCGCGGCGCCCTTGTTCTCGTGCAGGTCCTTCGCCTGTGCGGCCGAGGCGGCGCAGGCCCCGATCGTCTGCCGGGCGACGCGGAGCTGGATGCCCGCTCCCCGGAGTACGGCGTACAGCCCGTTCGCCCGCAACTGCTCGGCGGTCACCTCGACCAGCCCCGGCGGGAGGTAGTTGGTCATCAGGGCCAGCGGCTCGTCCGAGGCGTACCGCAGCCGGCGGATCCGCAGCACCTCCGCCTCCGCGGGCACGCCGAGCGCGGCGGCCGCGTCCTCCGGCGCCGGGCACAGCGCCAGATCGCGGACCACCGTGGAGGGGTGCTGGCCGGCGCGGGCCAGGTCGTCGTACAGGCTGGAGAGCTCGATCGACCGGCGTACCTGCGACTGGACCACCTGGGTGCCGACGCCGCGCTTGCGGACCAGCAGTCCCTTGTCCACGAGGTACTGGATGGCCTGGCGCATCGTCGGCCGGGACAGCGTCAGCTGGTCGGCGAGGACGATCTCGTTCGGCAGTTTGGCGCCGGGTGCGAGCCTGCCGGCGACGATCTCGGCCTCGATCTGCTCGGCCACCTGGAAGTAGAGCGGCACCGGGCTGCGCCGGTCCACCGTCACGGCGAGTGGCGTCACGGTCGCTCCTAGGCTGAGATAGCTGGGCTGGAAGTATCGGACTCGATGTGGGCGGTCGCTGTCGGTCATGGGGCGGGTTGCTCCCGGGGGACAGTGTGCCGTACGGCCACCCCGACAGCCTAACGTCATTATGTCCTGACAAACTATTGACACGGTTGTGACGGGAGAGAACACTCTCCCGGGGAAATCCCCGAACGAGAGGGCGGGCATGAAGGTCGGACTGGTCGGCGTCGGACGGATCGGGGCGCTGCACGCCGGCACCCTGGGTGACCTGCCCGGCATCGACACCGTTCTGGTCGCCGATGCCGATCCCGGCCGGGCCAAGGTCTGCGCGGACCGGTTCGGGCTCACCCCGGCAGGCAGCATCGACGACCTGTTCGCCGCCCGGCCCGACGGCGTGGTGATCGCCGCTCCCACCGCCGCGCACGCCGAGCTCGTCGGCCGGGCCGCCCGTGCCGGGGTCGCGGTGTTCTGTGAGAAGCCGCTCGCGCCCGACGCCGCCGGCACCCGCGCGGTGCTCGCGGAGGTCGAGGCCGCGGGAGTTCCTCTGCAGGTGGGCTTCCAGCGCCGCTTCGACCCCGGCTACCAGGCCGCGAGGGAGCGGCTGCGATCCGGCGAGCTCGGCCGGCTGTACTCGGTCTGGGCCTGCACCCTCGACCCAGCCCCGCCGCCCGCGGCCTACCTGCCCACCTCCGGCGGCATCTTCCGCGACTGCGGAGTGCACGACTTCGACGCGGTGCGCTGGGTGACCGGTGCGGAGGTCGTCGAGGTGCACGCCACCGGCGCCAACCGGGGAGCGGACTTCTTCGCCGCCGCCGGTGACGTGGACACCGGCCATGCCCTGCTGACCCTGGACGACGGGACGCTGGTGTCGGTCGCGGTGTCGCGCTACAACGGCGCCGGTTACGACGTACGCCTGGAGCTGCACGGATCCCTGGGCACGGCGGTCGCCGGACTCGACCACCGTGCCCCGCTGACGTCCACCGAACCAGCCGAACCGGCCGAACCAGGAACGCACCAGACCGACACCCCGGCGTACGCCAACTTCGCCGAACGCTTCGCTGCCGCCTACGTCGCCGAACTCGCCGCGTTCGCCGACGTGGCGGCCGGCCGGATCCCGTCGCCGTGCGGCGGTGCGGACGCGCTGGAGGCGTTCCACGTCGCGGACGCCGCTGAACTGTCCCGCCGGGAAAACCGTCCCGTGCGGATCGAGGAGGTACGCCGGTGAGCTATGACCTGATCACCATGGGCCGGGTCAGTGTCGACCTGTATCCCAACGACGTGGGCGTACGCCTGCCCGAGGTGACGTCGTTCGCGAAGTTCCTCGGCGGCAGCGCCACGAACGTCGCGGTGGCCGCCGCCCGGCACGGCCGGCGATCGGCGGTGATCACGAGGACCGGCGCGGATCCCTTCGGCGACTACATCCACCAGGCGCTGCGCGGCTTCGGCGTGGACGACCGCTTCGTCACGCCGGTTTCGCACCTGCCCACGCCGGTGGTGTTCTGCGAGATCTTCCCGCCGGACGACTTTCCGCTGTACTTCTACCGCTTTCCCAAGGCGCCCGACCTGGAGCTGTACGAGTCCGAGCTGGACCTCGACGCCATCCGCGCCGCCAGGATCTTCTGGGTGACCGGCACCGGCCTGTCCGAGGAGCCCAGCCGGGCAACGACGCTGGCCGCGCTGCGGGCCCGCGAACATCGTTCGCACACCGTGCTCGACCTCGACTACCGGCCGATGTTCTGGAACGACGTGGAGACGGCGCGCACGGTCATCGGCGCCGCCGTCGAGCACGCCACGGTCGCGGTCGGCAACCTGG
This Actinopolymorpha cephalotaxi DNA region includes the following protein-coding sequences:
- a CDS encoding ROK family glucokinase, with product MSDVREAGQDGPAGTPAAARATADVEDSTGLTGGPTRGLTIGVDVGGTKIAAGLVDSAGKIVAEGRRETPATSPPEIVAAIVEVVKELRSRAEGQEVEAIGVGAAGFVDASRSEVLFAPNLAWRKEPLKEAVQARTSLPTVVENDANAAAWAEFQFGGGRDVDDMILLTIGTGLGGGLVLNGELYRGAFGVGGEVGHFRVVPNGHLCGCGNRGCWEQYASGRALVREARDFARSSPSQADALLALAGGTADRIEGPMVTKAAAAGDTAATELVQDLGRWLGEGIATLAAILDPAVVVIGGGVSEAADLLLEPARNAFWRQLTARGHRPTLEIRPAVLGNEAGIIGAADLARRR
- a CDS encoding ROK family glucokinase; its protein translation is MAFIQALTVGVDIGGTKVAAGVVDPEGNILERLRRDTPSTSPQATEDTIADVVAELRSRYEVTAVGIGAAGWIDVTGASVLFSPHLAWRHEPLRDAVRRRVRLPVIIENDANAAAWAEWRFGAGQGESHLVCVTLGTGIGGAVVTDGVMLRGKYGVAGEFGHMTIVPGGHRCECGNRGCWEQYASGNSLVREARELAASGSPVAQNLLDRVGGDPLRITGPSVTEAAKDGDPVAVELLEEVGRWLGVGLANLAAAFDPGTFVVGGGVSEAGDLFLGPARDTFKRSLTGRGFRPEAQIQRAALGNEAGLVGAADLARENIRLFRRRRRRRRPASERLRERVDRLADI
- the iolC gene encoding 5-dehydro-2-deoxygluconokinase, with protein sequence MSYDLITMGRVSVDLYPNDVGVRLPEVTSFAKFLGGSATNVAVAAARHGRRSAVITRTGADPFGDYIHQALRGFGVDDRFVTPVSHLPTPVVFCEIFPPDDFPLYFYRFPKAPDLELYESELDLDAIRAARIFWVTGTGLSEEPSRATTLAALRAREHRSHTVLDLDYRPMFWNDVETARTVIGAAVEHATVAVGNLDECEVAVGTRDPDKAAQALLDRGVELAVVKQGPRGVLARTRTEETVVPPVPVDVVNGLGAGDAFGGALCHGLLSGWDLTRIMRFANAAGAYVAGQLACADAMPDEAEVDALLAKVAHD
- a CDS encoding Gfo/Idh/MocA family protein; its protein translation is MKVGLVGVGRIGALHAGTLGDLPGIDTVLVADADPGRAKVCADRFGLTPAGSIDDLFAARPDGVVIAAPTAAHAELVGRAARAGVAVFCEKPLAPDAAGTRAVLAEVEAAGVPLQVGFQRRFDPGYQAARERLRSGELGRLYSVWACTLDPAPPPAAYLPTSGGIFRDCGVHDFDAVRWVTGAEVVEVHATGANRGADFFAAAGDVDTGHALLTLDDGTLVSVAVSRYNGAGYDVRLELHGSLGTAVAGLDHRAPLTSTEPAEPAEPGTHQTDTPAYANFAERFAAAYVAELAAFADVAAGRIPSPCGGADALEAFHVADAAELSRRENRPVRIEEVRR
- a CDS encoding GntR family transcriptional regulator — its product is MTPLAVTVDRRSPVPLYFQVAEQIEAEIVAGRLAPGAKLPNEIVLADQLTLSRPTMRQAIQYLVDKGLLVRKRGVGTQVVQSQVRRSIELSSLYDDLARAGQHPSTVVRDLALCPAPEDAAAALGVPAEAEVLRIRRLRYASDEPLALMTNYLPPGLVEVTAEQLRANGLYAVLRGAGIQLRVARQTIGACAASAAQAKDLHENKGAALLTMTRTAYDDVGRAVEYGSHVYRAARYAFELTLIER